Genomic window (Culex pipiens pallens isolate TS chromosome 3, TS_CPP_V2, whole genome shotgun sequence):
agaggtcgtatcgaggtgatccgatttagatgaaactttcagcgtttgtttgtctatacatgagatgaactcatggcaaatatgagccctctacgacaaagggaagtggggtaaaacgggctttgaagtttgaggtccaaaaaacctaaaaaatcttaaaattgctcgcatttccgtaatacttcatcaattccaactctcttagatgcattcgaaaggtcttttgaagcacttcaaaatgtgccatagacatccaggattggttcgactttttctcttagcttttgcaaattactgtcaaaaattgatttttttttaaaccttaatatcttttcgCAACAGCCTCCAACCCCCATACtctcataggtcaaaagataggtaattacatggactataagcctacggtgttaactttttggtcaatcgcagtttttctcatagtttttcgatttttccagaacaaacattttacaacgttagtttttgccctgtaggccgccacaGCGgaattttttggtctcaattttgtcatattcggaatcctcggacaatttcacgtaagttagaagtattggagttgtaaatttgatttaaaaaataattaaataaaacatttaaaaaaaaaaatagattttatttaccctgtgatcaatacgtcaaatgctgtatcaagtaggcgaaaacctgttttacccctaattaaacaaattgtaaaaaaatattttatttcattctgaatgccaatttttccaatcaaatttaaaactccaatacttctaacttacgtgaaattgtccgaggattccgaatatgacaaaattgagaccaaaaagtgccgctatggcggcctacagggcaaaaactaacgttgtaaaatgtttgttctggaaaaatcgaaaaactatgagaaaaactgcgattggccaaaaagttaacaccgtaggcttatagtccatgtaattacctatcttttgacctataggagtatgggtgttggaggctgttgcgaaaagatattaaggttttaaaaaaatcaatttttgatagtaatttgcaaaagctaagagaaaaagtcgaaccaatcctggatgtctatggcacattttgaagtgcttcaaaaggcctttcgaatgcatctaagagagttggaattgatgaagtattacggaaatgcgagcaattttaagattttttaggttttttggacttcaaacttcaaagcccgttttaccccacttccctttgtcgtagagggctcatatttggcatgagttcatctcatgtatagacaaacaaacgctgaaagtttcatccaaatcggagcacctcgatacgacctgttacacattggtgaaaaactcgctcttaagattaatcaatgttgaataaaataaaattatcatagaatttgaaaatgctgctttatttattttaataactcCACGTAACTAATTAATTTACTCTTAATGCAGTCGTATCACGAAAATCATGTATTGAGTAAGTTTTAAACCATCACCCCTCATAAAGTATTCATGTGAATGAATACACCATATAGTCCCTCGTTGCGAAGCACATTTCATCGTTCCTCATTTATTGTTCAACTTCCtcttaaaaatgtacaaaactgaaatttttcgcCACGAAACCTTTTTTGGCCCTCTAGCACCACTGTTAAATATTGGATACATCTCTGGAGCCACTCCTTATTCTGTGGgtacaaaaaatctttcccCTGTGCAGAAGTTGATTCGCTTCACACAAGTTCTCTATGAAACTGTGCTTATTTCTGGACTAATCACTTCCATTGTGCTCCTTCGGATGCACATTAAAGAGTTCAACATTGCTGAGCATGCCCCTCCGTTCATCAAGCTATTTCACGTTGTGGAGCATGTTCTGGACATATTTTTGGTGATCGTAATCTGCTATGGTGAACAGTTTATGCGAGTAGACTTCAAAGAAATTTGGGATCAGCTGGACGATGTGTTGCAAATTTTTGGACCCGTggcagttgaaattttgaaccaGCGGAAGTGGTTTGCGATCATTGCGATTTACGCAAATTTGGCTGTACAGGTCGTGGTTGTTTGGAGTGTTTTGTATACTGTGCAAAGCATCCGAGTGGTTCCGCTGCTAGTTACTGTACACGTTCCACTTGCTCTAACTattatatttcttcaaatttattgctttgCGGTAACTACTATAGCAAGGATGATCAATGAAATTAATAAAAGACTGGAGGTTCTCGTGAAGCTTCACAATGAACCTTTTAACTTGGAGAAGCCACCATACCATGAGTTATCTCGTCTAAGGAAAATCCATCTACAACTTGTTGTCCTAATGGAACAGATAAACGACGCCACCGGAGTAATAATGATATCGATTCTGAGTTCAACCTTTGCAAACATGAACAGTAACAGCTTGTTCTTGTACACTAAGATCAAAATAgaggaaaaatttcccggataTACTCGTTCtataattgaaatttgtttgctAATGCTGCTCAAAATCTTAAAAGTTCTAACAATGATTGTTCCAAACAGTTTAGTTAAAATGGAGAACCACAAGACGGCAACAATATTGTG
Coding sequences:
- the LOC128093300 gene encoding gustatory receptor for sugar taste 43a-like produces the protein MHIKEFNIAEHAPPFIKLFHVVEHVLDIFLVIVICYGEQFMRVDFKEIWDQLDDVLQIFGPVAVEILNQRKWFAIIAIYANLAVQVVVVWSVLYTVQSIRVVPLLVTVHVPLALTIIFLQIYCFAVTTIARMINEINKRLEVLVKLHNEPFNLEKPPYHELSRLRKIHLQLVVLMEQINDATGVIMISILSSTFANMNSNSLFLYTKIKIEEKFPGYTRSIIEICLLMLLKILKVLTMIVPNSLVKMENHKTATILCKFEDSEHEKFNSVISKYLQQLNEQKDISSACGLIQLDLPLFVTMTGAIATYMIILIQFNDSSSPTKTDVPSTINPA